From a region of the Thermoplasmata archaeon genome:
- a CDS encoding D-aminoacyl-tRNA deacylase, protein MILLLFSEDDPASINIYENLLNLTSFDFFGNFEGKRVLNNEKYFLIKIEKDKTYANFLDLKLKKSLKISFDTIIVASKHESKQKVKSLTVHPVGNFNNADLGGLPKTLVGAEPSLMSQALRIMKENKVEGYQISLEVTHHGPALQNDTFFIEIGASEKEWNDKDAGFAIAKTIISLEKNEQPTFISFGGGHYAPQVTDLVLKNKLNVGHMASKYTIEFLDRDLVDQMIEKSHNPSYAYFVKSLNIEEKKKLQMLLKNKNIKILDQDTKDWNQALDL, encoded by the coding sequence GTGATTTTGCTACTATTTTCAGAAGATGACCCTGCATCAATAAATATTTACGAGAACCTTTTGAATTTGACTAGCTTTGATTTTTTTGGTAATTTTGAAGGAAAAAGAGTACTTAATAATGAAAAATATTTTCTGATAAAGATTGAAAAAGATAAAACATATGCTAATTTTCTTGACCTTAAATTAAAAAAAAGCTTGAAAATATCATTTGATACAATTATTGTAGCATCTAAACACGAAAGTAAACAGAAAGTAAAGAGTTTGACTGTACATCCAGTTGGCAATTTTAATAATGCTGATCTAGGCGGTTTGCCTAAGACACTTGTCGGTGCAGAACCATCACTTATGTCTCAAGCTCTAAGAATTATGAAAGAGAATAAAGTTGAAGGATACCAAATTTCTCTAGAAGTTACTCATCATGGCCCAGCATTGCAGAATGACACTTTTTTTATTGAGATCGGGGCATCAGAAAAAGAATGGAATGATAAAGATGCAGGTTTTGCTATTGCAAAGACCATTATATCATTAGAAAAAAATGAGCAGCCCACATTTATTAGTTTTGGTGGAGGCCATTATGCGCCACAAGTAACGGATTTAGTATTAAAAAATAAGCTTAATGTAGGGCATATGGCATCAAAATATACTATTGAATTCTTAGACAGAGATCTTGTGGATCAAATGATTGAAAAGTCACATAATCCGTCATATGCCTACTTTGTGAAAAGCTTGAACATCGAAGAGAAAAAAAAGTTACAGATGCTATTAAAAAACAAAAACATAAAAATTTTAGATCAGGATACTAAGGATTGGAACCAGGCACTTGATTTGTAA
- the argS gene encoding arginine--tRNA ligase: protein MDIIKLYKNRARQIVENKIKALYGINYNAMIIDAKEGYGDLSFPCFELAKILKKDIKYVSSEIVNIKDDLFEKVIAVGPYINFYINSTHINKITIETILKDNMDYGTFDKKNEIIILEHTSANPTGPLHIGRARNTIIGDTLGRILKKYGYTVIIHYFVNDIGKQAATLIWGIKEFMIKEEPGKQDRILVKYYQKASESEKKELNVSELVEKFEAGDLELIQYSRKYISRILNGIEETVKKLNVSYDLFFYESDLILEGYVKDIKDRLKPYIKDEAGAKYIDIPELEGKEKVYLFRADGTSLYLTRDIAYHLIKARESKFLIDVLGEDHKAHAETIMKILKKIEPDLNIVPIFYSFVSLPEGRMSTRKGKVIYLDDLIDEAVQKAKEEIEKRREVPTELLDNIAFKIGTSAVRYNIIKVQNEKGIVFDWQEALNFEGDSAPFILYTYVRAKSILDKEENLKDFEPALLKDPQELKLIKLLAKYSEIIEISAKEYKPYKIAIYSFDLAMQFNQFYRDCPVLKADTAELKNARLALVRAFKIVIENCASLLGLNMPEEM from the coding sequence ATGGATATTATTAAATTGTATAAGAACAGAGCGAGGCAGATTGTAGAAAATAAAATAAAGGCACTATATGGAATTAACTACAATGCGATGATTATAGATGCCAAAGAAGGCTATGGAGATTTATCTTTTCCTTGCTTTGAACTAGCTAAGATATTAAAAAAAGATATAAAATACGTTAGTTCTGAGATCGTTAATATAAAAGATGATCTTTTTGAGAAAGTTATAGCAGTAGGGCCATATATTAATTTTTATATAAACAGTACTCACATCAATAAAATCACAATTGAAACAATTTTAAAGGACAATATGGATTATGGCACGTTTGATAAAAAAAATGAAATAATAATACTAGAGCATACAAGCGCAAATCCAACAGGTCCATTGCATATTGGGCGAGCTAGAAACACTATAATCGGAGACACGCTTGGTAGAATATTGAAAAAGTATGGATATACTGTGATAATTCATTATTTTGTGAATGATATTGGCAAACAGGCTGCTACCCTGATCTGGGGTATTAAGGAATTTATGATAAAGGAAGAGCCAGGGAAGCAGGACAGAATACTGGTTAAGTATTATCAAAAAGCATCAGAATCTGAAAAAAAAGAATTAAATGTTAGTGAATTAGTAGAAAAATTTGAGGCAGGAGATCTAGAGCTAATACAATATTCCAGGAAATACATCTCTAGAATTTTGAATGGCATAGAAGAAACAGTAAAAAAACTGAATGTAAGCTATGATCTATTTTTTTATGAATCTGATCTAATTTTGGAAGGATATGTGAAAGATATAAAAGATAGATTAAAGCCATATATAAAAGATGAGGCAGGCGCCAAATATATTGATATTCCTGAGTTAGAAGGCAAAGAGAAAGTATATTTGTTCAGAGCAGATGGAACTTCATTATACTTAACTCGAGACATAGCATATCATCTTATAAAGGCCAGAGAATCAAAGTTTTTAATTGATGTATTAGGAGAAGATCATAAAGCCCATGCAGAAACTATAATGAAAATTTTAAAAAAGATTGAGCCCGATCTAAATATTGTGCCTATTTTTTACTCTTTTGTATCTTTGCCAGAAGGAAGAATGAGCACTAGAAAAGGTAAGGTGATATATCTGGATGACTTGATAGATGAGGCGGTTCAAAAAGCTAAAGAAGAGATTGAAAAAAGGAGAGAGGTACCTACAGAACTATTGGATAATATAGCATTTAAAATTGGTACAAGTGCGGTAAGATATAATATAATAAAGGTACAGAATGAAAAAGGCATAGTTTTCGACTGGCAAGAAGCTTTGAACTTTGAAGGTGACTCTGCACCTTTTATTTTATATACATATGTGCGGGCAAAATCAATACTAGACAAAGAAGAAAATTTAAAAGATTTTGAACCAGCGCTGTTAAAAGATCCTCAAGAGTTAAAATTGATAAAGTTATTAGCAAAATATTCAGAAATAATAGAAATATCCGCTAAAGAGTATAAGCCATATAAAATTGCAATATACAGTTTTGATCTGGCAATGCAATTCAATCAGTTTTACAGGGACTGTCCCGTATTAAAGGCTGATACCGCAGAGCTGAAAAATGCAAGGTTAGCGCTTGTAAGAGCCTTTAAAATCGTAATCGAGAACTGTGCATCATTACTTGGCCTCAATATGCCTGAAGAGATGTAA
- a CDS encoding proteasome-activating nucleotidase, producing MVKDESITDGELGFDEEKIELSRQLKITEDEKKFLEAELKRLQIELERTKRELNRMRAPPLLLGYVEDVLSDKKAVVKSTTGPSFVVGLSEFIAPTKVKAGARVALNKTTLAVIGVLPESYDPSVIAAEIITKPGVSYEDIGGLESQILEIKETVETPLLNPDIYKKVGIDPPKGVLLIGPPGTGKTLLAKAVANNTNATFIRTVGSELVRKYIGEGARLVREMFDLAKEKAPSILFIDEIDAIGARRQDASTSGDREVQRTLMQLLAEMDGFDPLGNVKIVAATNRPDILDEALIRPGRFDRIIDIPAPNEDARAQIFKIHTKKMNLQNIDFMVLSKKTNNMSGADIKAICTEAGMFAIREKRDYITMYDFEKAIKKVSTQEENNKNIVSGQMFA from the coding sequence ATGGTAAAAGATGAATCTATTACAGATGGAGAATTAGGATTCGATGAAGAAAAAATTGAATTGAGTAGACAGTTAAAGATTACAGAGGATGAAAAAAAGTTTTTAGAGGCAGAATTAAAACGTTTACAAATAGAGCTTGAGCGGACAAAGAGAGAACTTAACCGGATGAGGGCACCGCCTCTTTTGTTAGGATATGTTGAGGATGTTTTAAGCGATAAGAAAGCGGTAGTAAAGAGTACTACTGGACCGTCTTTTGTGGTTGGATTAAGCGAGTTCATAGCTCCTACAAAAGTTAAGGCAGGGGCAAGAGTTGCTTTGAATAAAACTACTTTAGCAGTTATTGGAGTATTACCTGAGAGCTATGATCCTTCAGTGATCGCTGCTGAAATAATTACCAAACCTGGAGTTTCCTATGAAGATATCGGGGGCTTGGAATCACAGATTCTTGAAATAAAAGAAACTGTTGAAACACCACTTTTAAACCCTGATATATATAAAAAAGTGGGAATAGATCCACCAAAAGGTGTGCTGTTAATAGGGCCACCAGGAACTGGCAAAACTTTGCTTGCTAAAGCTGTAGCAAACAATACAAATGCTACGTTCATAAGAACAGTGGGTTCTGAACTTGTAAGAAAATATATAGGAGAAGGTGCAAGATTGGTTCGTGAAATGTTTGATCTTGCAAAAGAGAAGGCTCCTTCAATTTTGTTTATTGATGAGATTGACGCAATTGGTGCAAGAAGACAGGATGCATCTACCTCTGGAGATCGAGAGGTCCAGAGAACTTTGATGCAATTATTGGCAGAAATGGACGGATTTGATCCGTTAGGAAACGTAAAAATAGTTGCTGCCACTAACCGACCTGATATTTTAGACGAGGCCCTGATTAGACCTGGCAGATTTGATAGAATTATAGATATTCCAGCCCCAAATGAAGATGCTCGGGCCCAAATTTTTAAGATTCATACAAAGAAAATGAATTTACAAAACATAGATTTTATGGTTTTAAGCAAAAAAACCAATAATATGTCTGGCGCAGATATAAAAGCGATTTGCACAGAAGCAGGAATGTTTGCTATTCGTGAAAAAAGAGATTATATCACAATGTACGACTTTGAGAAAGCAATTAAAAAAGTATCTACGCAGGAAGAAAATAATAAAAACATAGTATCTGGTCAGATGTTCGCGTGA
- a CDS encoding multiprotein bridging factor aMBF1, with protein sequence MNCEICGKEIKKANRIIIESTILNVCDDCKKLGKPVEAATAEELPFLPPEIIQQRLKTVNKPARDELDATEVLVEDFGARIKKAREAKKLTIEDLAKKLLEKKTLLSKIERQESKPDDKLIKKIEKELNIKLKEKVDYIKAVGAKKEGSMTLGDYIKKKKS encoded by the coding sequence ATGAATTGTGAAATTTGTGGTAAAGAAATAAAAAAAGCGAATAGAATAATCATAGAATCAACAATATTAAACGTTTGTGATGATTGTAAAAAGCTTGGTAAGCCTGTGGAAGCTGCAACCGCAGAAGAGCTTCCTTTTTTGCCGCCCGAAATAATACAACAACGCTTGAAGACAGTGAATAAACCGGCAAGAGATGAGCTTGATGCAACAGAAGTTCTAGTTGAGGATTTTGGGGCAAGAATTAAGAAAGCCAGAGAAGCAAAAAAATTGACAATTGAAGATCTGGCAAAAAAGTTACTTGAAAAGAAGACATTGCTGTCAAAAATAGAAAGACAAGAAAGTAAACCTGATGATAAACTAATCAAAAAAATTGAAAAAGAACTGAACATCAAGCTCAAAGAAAAAGTTGATTACATCAAGGCTGTAGGTGCTAAAAAAGAAGGAAGCATGACTTTAGGAGACTATATCAAAAAAAAGAAAAGTTAA
- a CDS encoding orotate phosphoribosyltransferase-like protein → MKNIDDLANQALELKKKGLSDKEIATDLHLSTNTVIWLLSRGFKTVTEKPKDIKIGWKSIGVYSSRIDNLTNMMSDIIVEETQSKSIDVDTIVGIAINGIPLATLISLTLDRELAVYRPHPTREDGSFSSNFASIKNKKVIIVDDVVSTGETMSKAIEDVQKNGGETVLAMAIVNKTGKDIINGVKVRSLIRAQLLD, encoded by the coding sequence ATGAAAAACATAGATGATCTAGCAAATCAAGCTTTAGAACTAAAAAAGAAAGGATTGAGTGATAAGGAAATTGCTACTGATCTGCATCTCTCTACGAATACTGTAATATGGTTATTATCCAGGGGATTCAAAACTGTAACTGAGAAGCCTAAAGACATAAAAATAGGCTGGAAATCAATAGGAGTATACTCTTCAAGAATAGATAACCTGACAAACATGATGAGTGACATAATCGTGGAAGAGACACAGAGCAAAAGTATAGATGTCGATACAATTGTAGGAATAGCAATAAATGGTATACCATTAGCAACGCTAATATCCTTAACGCTTGATAGAGAACTCGCAGTTTACAGGCCACATCCCACTAGAGAAGATGGTTCGTTTAGCTCAAATTTTGCTTCTATAAAAAACAAGAAAGTGATAATTGTAGATGATGTGGTAAGTACCGGAGAAACCATGAGCAAAGCGATAGAAGATGTACAGAAAAATGGCGGAGAAACAGTTTTAGCAATGGCTATAGTAAACAAAACAGGGAAGGATATAATAAATGGTGTAAAAGTAAGATCTTTGATTCGCGCGCAGTTGTTAGATTAA
- the gvpD gene encoding gas vesicle protein GvpD P-loop domain-containing protein — MKMLEPLEPELNKFFGSESAMSLILVGAAGTGKTTFALQILESFKDKYKGIYLSTRVGDTALYQQFSWIKELEEKTKIIDAGRLFLDSLKIAEPEIEPEHVEAARALVRNIYREEPNKVSRVLYNKYFKDLKIPELKRIYNEVDNNLPGRTMMVIDSIEGLASKYRINEEDLVYTLVKDLVEGGNTNIIFILEKERSDKLEYIADGVIFLEQYLYEGRRIRSLSLDKLRGISTNFKKYLFTLNGGKFKILAPKIVFDLNKRFTTPIPPTDRYFSTGVKDLDTILGGGFSFGTFNLIEIGENVGQEHHFLTMPILSNVGFLDRGIMVVLALGTSIEEVRNRYSIYMGNKTVVDTHAIFIDYSKSSSDKKYIIPLGSASRETSIKLIQEGITNLKKFGSPLFYYLAFDTIERYRGPVAIQEVVNFVNNIIDNKDIGIGLLLPGSEIKDQIVNMASTHVKVVSINNTLCIYGIEPKTNMYAIESNDKEFYKFVPIL, encoded by the coding sequence ATGAAAATGTTAGAACCACTTGAACCAGAATTAAATAAGTTTTTTGGATCAGAGTCAGCAATGTCGTTAATACTTGTTGGAGCGGCCGGTACGGGTAAAACTACCTTCGCACTTCAGATTTTAGAATCTTTTAAGGATAAATATAAAGGCATCTATTTATCAACCAGAGTCGGTGATACAGCGCTATATCAACAGTTTTCATGGATAAAAGAGCTTGAAGAGAAGACTAAGATAATAGATGCTGGCAGGCTATTTTTGGATAGCTTAAAGATAGCAGAGCCAGAAATAGAACCAGAGCATGTAGAGGCTGCAAGAGCCCTAGTTAGAAATATATATAGAGAAGAGCCTAACAAAGTATCAAGGGTATTATACAACAAATATTTTAAAGATCTTAAGATCCCAGAGCTAAAGCGTATTTATAATGAGGTAGATAATAATCTTCCAGGCAGAACAATGATGGTGATTGATAGTATAGAAGGATTGGCAAGCAAATACCGAATCAATGAAGAAGATCTAGTATACACACTCGTAAAAGATCTAGTCGAGGGCGGGAATACAAACATCATATTTATTTTAGAAAAGGAGCGATCAGATAAGTTAGAGTATATAGCAGATGGTGTAATATTTTTGGAACAATATCTGTATGAAGGGCGCAGAATAAGGAGTTTATCTTTAGATAAATTGAGAGGGATCAGCACGAACTTTAAAAAATACTTATTTACTTTAAATGGAGGGAAATTCAAAATATTGGCTCCAAAAATAGTGTTTGACTTAAACAAACGTTTTACTACTCCGATCCCTCCAACAGATAGATATTTTAGCACCGGTGTTAAAGATCTGGATACTATTTTAGGTGGTGGTTTCAGTTTTGGCACTTTTAATTTGATAGAGATAGGCGAAAATGTGGGACAGGAACATCATTTTTTAACTATGCCAATTCTGTCCAACGTTGGCTTTTTAGATAGAGGTATAATGGTAGTTTTGGCACTTGGAACATCAATTGAAGAAGTTAGAAATAGGTATAGTATATATATGGGCAATAAGACGGTGGTAGATACACACGCAATTTTTATAGACTATTCCAAATCCAGCAGTGATAAAAAATATATAATTCCACTTGGTAGTGCTAGTAGGGAAACATCAATAAAATTGATACAGGAAGGAATAACCAATCTTAAGAAGTTTGGTTCTCCTTTGTTTTATTATTTGGCATTTGACACAATCGAAAGATATAGAGGGCCCGTGGCAATTCAAGAGGTAGTAAATTTCGTAAATAATATAATAGACAACAAAGACATTGGGATTGGATTATTGTTGCCAGGAAGTGAAATCAAAGATCAAATAGTGAACATGGCAAGCACGCATGTTAAGGTAGTTTCTATAAATAATACGCTATGTATATATGGAATAGAACCAAAGACAAATATGTATGCGATAGAATCAAACGATAAGGAATTTTACAAGTTTGTGCCTATACTCTAG
- a CDS encoding ATP-binding protein, with product MKFINSDNLGLVFFILTFLSGIYTLFNSSMFGLTLLLLLLDFVYYLRNYNLKKWIFVSALLFIIFIIILDPYHTCWFFSSITSIILIVDFEKVEVNDKYQKRILTNKKIVFEKDHYLFHDLFIQPLIIAKWPKNLVYGFFSEFVNADMPTNISIACEHVPSNKLLTMLEVESETIETELVNVRQKNRARYMDLKLKYESSKSLQNYIVSGKGTVYRVTLIFYPIAKDYKNMRKNADFIKNKLQKSLFKPAFSKYLQKQAFLAFLSSGTRNYKDDKYIQSQALATMFPFLTDLIAMKDGIFWGMNDVNNSPIFINRWYFPSSHMLVTGTTGFGKSYFVKTQILRELLHHPDTKIYIIDPMNEFVDLANAMKGTVIDVGKTVINPFDLFDSTIPNKISRLKLLFSSIFEFDKNDLAILDVYLNRLYQESKSPKFKDFIELLNESKLSILFSSFLEGSLKNLNNDTTINLNNNFTVFNIKDVNEDLLMFYVLLTVEYLYNQISKDYSAKILVIDEVWKLLKNKSAAMLLEQLVRHVRRWKCSVILISQKADDFLEYEEGRTIAQNAVFHVLFKHNQITQNMKAFYKLSDKEEELILSNINPKYQGYSRAYLIAGSVKVPIRIYSTDFENNIITTNPDEIKNRTRV from the coding sequence ATGAAATTTATCAATTCAGACAATCTGGGGCTGGTATTCTTTATTCTAACTTTTCTAAGTGGAATATATACTTTATTTAACAGTTCTATGTTCGGTCTTACTTTGCTACTATTATTATTAGACTTTGTATATTATCTCAGAAATTATAATCTTAAAAAATGGATATTTGTTTCAGCACTATTGTTTATAATATTTATAATTATTCTGGATCCCTATCACACTTGCTGGTTTTTCAGTTCGATTACTAGTATTATTCTTATTGTAGACTTTGAAAAAGTGGAGGTAAATGACAAATATCAAAAAAGGATTTTGACAAATAAAAAGATTGTTTTCGAAAAGGACCATTACCTTTTTCATGACCTTTTTATCCAGCCACTAATTATAGCAAAATGGCCAAAAAACTTAGTTTATGGATTTTTTTCAGAGTTTGTGAATGCAGACATGCCAACAAATATCTCGATAGCCTGTGAGCATGTTCCTTCTAACAAATTATTAACAATGTTAGAAGTCGAATCTGAAACCATTGAAACAGAATTGGTGAATGTAAGACAAAAAAACAGGGCTAGATATATGGATCTGAAGCTAAAGTATGAAAGTTCTAAAAGTTTGCAAAATTATATAGTATCTGGTAAAGGAACAGTATACAGAGTAACCTTAATATTCTATCCTATAGCAAAAGATTATAAAAATATGCGAAAAAATGCAGATTTTATAAAAAATAAGTTACAGAAATCTCTGTTTAAACCAGCATTCTCTAAATATTTACAAAAACAGGCATTTTTGGCATTTTTAAGTTCTGGCACCAGGAATTATAAAGATGACAAATATATCCAGTCACAAGCACTTGCAACTATGTTCCCATTTTTAACAGACCTGATTGCTATGAAAGATGGCATTTTTTGGGGTATGAACGATGTAAATAACAGCCCAATATTTATAAATCGATGGTATTTTCCATCAAGTCATATGCTTGTTACAGGCACCACAGGTTTTGGCAAATCATATTTTGTGAAAACACAGATATTGAGAGAATTGTTGCATCATCCAGATACAAAAATTTACATAATAGACCCGATGAATGAGTTTGTGGATCTTGCTAATGCCATGAAAGGTACAGTGATAGATGTTGGTAAAACAGTAATTAATCCTTTCGATCTTTTTGATTCTACAATTCCTAACAAAATATCCAGGCTGAAACTGTTATTTAGTTCAATATTTGAATTTGATAAAAATGATTTGGCAATACTTGATGTTTATCTTAATAGATTATATCAGGAAAGTAAGAGCCCTAAATTTAAAGATTTTATTGAGTTATTGAATGAAAGCAAACTAAGTATTTTATTTTCAAGTTTTTTGGAAGGATCATTAAAAAATTTGAATAACGACACAACTATTAATTTAAACAATAATTTTACTGTTTTTAACATTAAAGATGTAAATGAAGATCTTCTGATGTTCTATGTTCTTTTGACCGTAGAATATCTTTACAACCAGATCTCCAAAGATTACTCGGCTAAGATACTTGTTATTGACGAAGTATGGAAGTTGCTTAAAAATAAGTCTGCAGCAATGCTATTAGAACAGCTGGTGAGACATGTCAGACGCTGGAAATGCTCTGTAATATTAATATCACAGAAAGCGGATGACTTTTTAGAGTATGAAGAAGGACGGACAATAGCACAGAATGCTGTGTTTCATGTGCTGTTTAAACATAATCAGATCACCCAGAACATGAAGGCATTTTATAAACTGAGCGATAAAGAGGAAGAACTTATACTTAGCAACATCAATCCAAAGTATCAAGGATATTCGAGAGCTTATTTAATTGCTGGATCTGTAAAAGTGCCAATTAGAATATACAGTACTGACTTTGAAAACAATATCATTACCACTAATCCGGATGAAATAAAAAACAGGACTAGAGTATAG